A genome region from bacterium includes the following:
- the sucC gene encoding succinate--CoA ligase subunit beta (catalyzes the interconversion of succinyl-CoA and succinate), whose amino-acid sequence MNIHEYQGKALFEKFGVAVPRGRVAGTPEEAETIAKELG is encoded by the coding sequence ATGAATATCCACGAATATCAGGGGAAAGCGCTTTTCGAGAAGTTCGGGGTTGCCGTTCCGCGAGGCCGGGTGGCGGGTACTCCCGAGGAGGCCGAGACCATCGCCAAAGAGCTTGGC